The Cylindrospermopsis curvispora GIHE-G1 genome contains a region encoding:
- a CDS encoding DUF790 family protein, with translation MLPTELLIHCQTGEEIIPKRLKLDDKHLAIANDLINFFQDALGKTQGYLERQLINFEGETTDYRMKRGLGHILKSSFCTFEIISPLEPQMLREKVFTLAAQSVASLQNTEIIFSQIATNLSQELEREILPIQIAEGLYADLLENRILTAFDAPKPEDLLHRYNLSQVQGIFYKATQLILNAHRNVPREYKLLFRYLKLFQLMAYIEGDANHGFTITIDGPTSLFTSSTRYGLSIAKMIPALLHVTKWSLSTTLQIKDLHTQEWKTGRFTLNSECGLISHYPQGKPYDSLLDQSFADKWDAMKSGWFLEREVDLIPIPGSVIIPDFRLVHPDGRSFLLEVVGYWRPEYLKKKFAQVKRANCHNLILAISEKLNLEKSGVKLDNVPAKIIWFKEKLLPKAVLALMEEV, from the coding sequence ATGTTACCGACTGAACTACTGATTCATTGTCAAACTGGAGAAGAAATCATTCCCAAGAGACTGAAACTGGATGATAAACATTTAGCCATAGCAAATGATTTAATTAACTTTTTTCAAGATGCTCTAGGAAAAACCCAAGGATATTTGGAAAGACAACTTATAAATTTTGAGGGTGAGACCACAGACTATAGAATGAAACGCGGTTTAGGCCACATCCTCAAAAGTAGTTTTTGCACTTTTGAAATTATCAGTCCCCTAGAACCACAAATGTTAAGGGAAAAGGTATTCACCCTAGCAGCTCAATCAGTTGCTAGTCTCCAAAACACCGAGATAATTTTTAGCCAAATTGCTACCAATCTTAGTCAAGAACTGGAAAGGGAAATTTTACCAATTCAGATTGCTGAAGGTCTTTATGCTGATCTCTTGGAAAATAGAATCCTCACCGCATTTGATGCTCCTAAACCAGAAGATCTATTACACCGTTATAACTTATCCCAGGTGCAAGGTATTTTCTATAAAGCCACCCAATTAATCTTAAATGCTCACCGTAATGTACCAAGAGAATATAAACTATTATTTCGATATCTAAAATTATTTCAGTTAATGGCCTATATTGAGGGTGACGCGAACCATGGTTTTACTATCACCATTGATGGTCCAACAAGTTTATTTACCTCCAGTACGCGATACGGATTATCCATTGCTAAAATGATTCCAGCTTTACTCCATGTAACTAAATGGAGTTTATCGACCACTTTGCAAATAAAAGACCTACATACACAGGAATGGAAAACCGGTAGATTTACCCTAAATTCTGAATGTGGTCTAATCTCCCATTATCCCCAAGGTAAACCATACGACAGCTTGTTAGACCAGTCCTTCGCTGATAAATGGGATGCTATGAAAAGTGGTTGGTTTTTAGAAAGAGAAGTAGATTTAATTCCCATCCCTGGAAGTGTAATCATACCAGACTTTCGTCTTGTGCATCCCGATGGAAGGAGTTTTTTGTTAGAAGTTGTTGGTTATTGGCGACCAGAATATTTAAAAAAGAAATTTGCTCAGGTGAAAAGAGCAAATTGTCACAACCTAATTCTGGCAATTTCTGAAAAGTTGAACCTGGAAAAATCCGGGGTGAAGTTGGATAATGTTCCTGCCAAAATTATTTGGTTTAAGGAAAAATTATTACCCAAAGCGGTTTTAGCACTAATGGAAGAGGTTTAA
- a CDS encoding DEAD/DEAH box helicase family protein produces MGSTPILTFDRGTLILHPPPRSKSWIYFATWDDRIEKFRIPAIKYRCLVETLEADDTDFIDEAKKFYPLELVPSVQMIPYPHQTQALVAWKLAGRQGLVVLPTAAGKTYLAQMAMEATPRSTLIVVPTLDLMHQWYAHLKAAFPDAELGLLGGGSRDKTAILVATYDSAAIYAESLGDKYGLIIFDECHHLPTDFNRVIAEYAIAPYRLGLSATPERPDGKHVDLDFLIGKEVYRQQVEDLAGKVLADHEIIQIKIKLSPTEREKYNRLIQTRNDFLKHSRISLRSLQGWQTFVQVSGRSQDGRRAMLAHRQAKEIALGTEGKMRVLADLLSDHYPEMVLIFTADNTMVYRISRELLIPAITHQTPVKERHEILTKFKQGIYNTLVASHVLNEGVDVPAAGVAIILSGTGSIREYTQRLGRILRKGNQENKRAILYEVIAEDTSEEGTSIRRKGLRGMETPFGNRPEEKSKKGELGIVYGDNQEPEPKVAQPVEINYSTKKSTKSKHQKDVTD; encoded by the coding sequence ATGGGTTCAACCCCCATTTTAACATTTGACCGGGGTACATTGATTTTACACCCTCCTCCCCGTAGTAAGTCCTGGATATACTTTGCCACCTGGGATGACAGAATCGAAAAGTTCCGCATCCCAGCTATTAAATACCGCTGTTTAGTGGAAACTCTAGAAGCTGATGATACTGATTTTATAGATGAGGCTAAAAAGTTTTATCCCTTAGAGTTGGTTCCCAGTGTGCAGATGATTCCCTACCCCCATCAAACCCAGGCCCTGGTGGCTTGGAAATTGGCTGGTAGACAGGGTCTGGTGGTGCTACCAACAGCAGCTGGGAAAACCTACCTGGCCCAAATGGCTATGGAAGCAACTCCACGCAGTACCCTCATTGTTGTTCCTACCCTAGACTTGATGCACCAGTGGTATGCGCATTTAAAAGCAGCCTTCCCTGATGCGGAGTTAGGTTTGCTGGGAGGAGGTTCACGAGACAAAACGGCAATTTTAGTCGCTACCTATGATAGTGCAGCTATTTACGCTGAAAGTCTCGGTGATAAATATGGTTTAATTATTTTTGATGAATGTCATCATCTACCTACTGATTTTAATCGGGTAATTGCTGAATATGCGATCGCTCCCTATAGATTAGGACTTTCTGCGACACCAGAGCGTCCAGATGGTAAACATGTGGATTTGGATTTTTTGATTGGAAAAGAGGTTTATCGTCAGCAGGTGGAGGATCTAGCAGGTAAGGTACTAGCAGATCATGAAATCATCCAAATTAAGATTAAACTTTCACCAACGGAACGAGAAAAATATAATCGGTTAATTCAAACTCGCAATGATTTTTTAAAGCATTCCCGAATTTCTTTACGTAGTTTACAAGGATGGCAAACTTTTGTACAGGTCAGTGGGCGATCGCAGGACGGACGTAGAGCTATGTTAGCGCATCGACAAGCAAAAGAGATTGCTTTGGGAACGGAGGGGAAAATGAGAGTTTTAGCTGACCTACTGAGTGATCACTATCCAGAAATGGTGTTGATTTTTACAGCTGATAACACCATGGTTTATCGTATTTCCCGGGAGTTGTTAATTCCTGCAATTACCCATCAAACCCCAGTTAAAGAAAGACACGAAATTCTCACCAAATTTAAGCAAGGAATATATAATACCCTGGTAGCTTCCCATGTTTTAAACGAGGGGGTAGATGTTCCTGCTGCTGGGGTGGCTATTATTCTTTCTGGTACTGGTTCTATCAGGGAATATACTCAGAGGTTAGGAAGAATTCTAAGGAAAGGAAATCAAGAAAATAAACGGGCGATTTTATATGAAGTCATAGCAGAAGATACTAGTGAAGAAGGAACATCAATCAGAAGAAAGGGATTAAGAGGTATGGAAACCCCTTTTGGAAATAGACCAGAGGAGAAAAGCAAAAAAGGTGAATTAGGCATTGTGTATGGGGATAATCAAGAACCGGAACCAAAAGTTGCCCAACCGGTAGAAATTAACTACTCGACCAAGAAATCAACGAAATCAAAGCATCAAAAAGATGTTACCGACTGA
- the msrA gene encoding peptide-methionine (S)-S-oxide reductase MsrA, with protein sequence MGLFGFNKKVAMPTPDQALPGRQQKMPVPATHYVNNNPLQPPFPPEMETAMFGLGCFWGAERKFWQQQGVYSTAVGYAAGYTPNPTYREVCTGMTGHNEVVFVVFNPKIITYSQLLKVFWESHDPTQGMRQGNDVGTQYRSGIYSYSPEQKQLAESSMNAYQQALTNAGYGKITTEILDAPEFYYAEDYHQQYLAKNPGGYCGLGGTNVSCPVSVFSTSVS encoded by the coding sequence ATGGGACTATTTGGATTTAATAAAAAAGTAGCAATGCCAACACCTGACCAAGCTTTGCCAGGTCGCCAACAAAAAATGCCCGTACCTGCAACCCATTACGTCAATAATAACCCCTTACAACCTCCCTTTCCTCCAGAAATGGAAACTGCCATGTTTGGTCTGGGTTGTTTTTGGGGTGCTGAACGTAAATTTTGGCAACAACAGGGAGTCTATAGCACTGCTGTGGGGTATGCTGCTGGCTATACCCCTAATCCTACCTATAGGGAGGTGTGCACGGGAATGACTGGTCACAATGAAGTGGTATTTGTGGTCTTCAACCCAAAAATCATCACCTATTCCCAATTATTAAAGGTCTTTTGGGAAAGTCATGACCCCACCCAGGGAATGCGTCAAGGTAATGATGTGGGTACTCAATACCGCTCTGGAATTTATTCATATTCCCCAGAACAAAAACAACTAGCAGAATCATCTATGAATGCTTACCAACAGGCTTTAACAAATGCAGGATATGGCAAAATCACCACAGAGATTTTAGATGCACCCGAGTTCTATTATGCTGAAGATTATCATCAACAATATTTGGCTAAGAATCCCGGTGGGTATTGCGGTTTAGGCGGTACTAATGTCTCCTGTCCAGTTAGCGTTTTTTCCACCTCAGTCAGTTAA
- a CDS encoding P-loop NTPase family protein, translating into MIRSKLVVFDSIWVVGASRSGKTTRLARYFSDWVERIGKPEIWTFYTKNPNYNQSENRIQTLNPLWREPRVLVLTSNHDGRVYLSNKIATLNKGKYILETKTTSGFIQDEVMLFWPLIVEMLEIKAQFPLILRPETEQELATKLWKSELNALTNGGTSQYGLVRRILDLWQLGTYAGIAGEDIGEIFHQGLEKDIHTLDLEAELLTSLLVGWRQWCLQRGLLTYGLITELYYKYLFKNIQYQEHLKNRYQLVIADDVDNYPAIYYYLLEFLLDKGAVGAFGYNPYGCVRLGLGADPEFLKRLESRCQVENLVCDGEGNLVTELAQPMIKLVREEMIIFTLPDTVESIQTISRAELLQQTTQLIIREITAGRVQPEDIAILAPGLDAIARYQIIETFTKHHIEVDSLNEQRPLISSANVRGLLTLLTLVYPGLGRLVNRDQVAEMLVVLSRNYSDSQRRENKEQNNQEEYSHPKIDPVRAGIIVDNCFVPDPENPRLLDIRVFDRWDRIGYVASTAYREILTWIEQQQNQQTPSSTPVFLLYAAMEKFIFKNQTPSFGILSELRELLETAQHYWEIEQRVKQTEDPLTPYDQKRLTNSINEFISLLRQGTITANPYPVRTLGQSKKAITLATVFQYRASYRYHKWHFWMDIGSPLWSKGGAASLFGYHIFLQDRRGKSWTAADEDIAETQRLERIIVDLLGRVSEKIYLCHSDLAVNGQEQIGPLLSLIYSL; encoded by the coding sequence GTGATTAGGAGTAAATTAGTGGTTTTTGATTCTATCTGGGTTGTGGGTGCAAGTCGTAGTGGTAAAACTACTCGTTTAGCTCGGTATTTTTCTGATTGGGTGGAAAGAATTGGCAAACCAGAGATATGGACATTTTATACGAAAAATCCAAATTACAACCAGTCCGAAAACAGAATTCAAACTCTAAATCCTTTATGGAGAGAACCTCGAGTTTTAGTTTTAACATCCAATCATGATGGTCGCGTATATTTAAGTAATAAAATTGCTACCTTGAATAAAGGCAAATATATACTAGAAACAAAAACCACATCGGGATTTATACAAGATGAAGTGATGTTATTTTGGCCCTTAATAGTAGAGATGCTGGAAATCAAAGCTCAATTTCCCTTAATATTACGTCCAGAAACAGAGCAGGAACTGGCTACAAAGCTGTGGAAGTCCGAGTTGAACGCCCTAACTAATGGGGGAACTAGTCAATATGGTTTAGTGAGACGGATATTAGATTTATGGCAATTGGGGACTTATGCTGGTATTGCTGGTGAGGATATTGGAGAGATTTTTCACCAAGGTTTAGAAAAAGACATTCACACTTTAGATTTAGAGGCCGAACTTTTAACATCTTTGTTAGTAGGTTGGCGCCAGTGGTGTTTACAAAGAGGATTGTTAACTTATGGTTTAATTACAGAACTTTATTACAAGTATTTATTTAAAAATATTCAGTATCAAGAACATTTAAAAAACCGTTATCAACTAGTCATAGCTGATGATGTGGATAATTATCCAGCCATATATTATTACCTATTGGAGTTTTTGTTAGACAAAGGAGCAGTGGGAGCTTTTGGCTATAACCCCTATGGGTGCGTCAGATTAGGACTGGGAGCTGATCCAGAATTTTTAAAAAGACTAGAAAGCCGTTGTCAAGTAGAAAATTTAGTCTGTGATGGAGAAGGAAATTTAGTAACTGAACTAGCTCAACCAATGATTAAACTAGTCAGAGAAGAGATGATAATATTCACATTACCTGACACAGTAGAGAGTATTCAAACAATTTCTCGTGCAGAACTTTTACAACAAACAACCCAGCTAATAATTAGAGAAATTACAGCAGGTAGAGTTCAACCAGAAGACATAGCCATTCTTGCCCCTGGATTGGATGCGATCGCCCGTTATCAGATAATAGAAACTTTCACCAAGCACCATATTGAAGTAGACTCCCTAAATGAACAGAGACCATTAATTAGTTCCGCTAATGTTAGAGGATTATTAACATTACTAACTCTAGTTTATCCAGGACTAGGGAGACTGGTAAATAGAGATCAAGTAGCAGAAATGTTAGTGGTGCTGAGTAGGAATTATAGTGATAGCCAGAGAAGAGAAAATAAAGAACAAAACAATCAAGAGGAATATTCACATCCAAAAATTGATCCAGTGCGCGCGGGAATAATAGTGGACAATTGTTTTGTTCCCGATCCAGAGAACCCGCGCCTATTGGATATTAGAGTCTTTGATCGTTGGGATAGAATTGGTTATGTAGCCAGCACAGCTTATAGAGAGATATTAACATGGATAGAGCAGCAGCAAAATCAACAAACCCCATCTAGCACGCCAGTTTTTCTGTTATATGCAGCCATGGAGAAATTCATTTTTAAAAACCAAACTCCCTCATTTGGCATCCTATCAGAACTCAGAGAACTATTAGAAACTGCTCAACACTACTGGGAAATAGAGCAAAGAGTCAAGCAAACTGAAGATCCGCTCACACCCTACGACCAAAAGAGACTAACCAACAGCATTAATGAATTCATTAGCTTATTGCGCCAAGGGACAATTACAGCTAATCCCTATCCGGTGCGCACCCTGGGACAAAGCAAAAAAGCCATTACCCTAGCTACAGTATTTCAATACCGAGCCAGTTATAGATATCATAAATGGCACTTTTGGATGGATATAGGTTCACCACTATGGTCTAAAGGTGGTGCAGCCAGTTTATTCGGATACCATATATTTTTACAAGATAGAAGAGGAAAATCATGGACAGCAGCAGATGAAGACATAGCTGAAACCCAAAGACTAGAGAGAATCATTGTGGATTTACTAGGAAGGGTTTCAGAAAAAATTTACCTCTGTCACAGCGATCTAGCGGTTAATGGACAAGAGCAAATCGGACCTTTATTATCTTTGATTTATAGCCTTTGA
- a CDS encoding proton extrusion protein PcxA has product MNDSVFARKIYLSLLSAYRWYLLTPERALEEAYKSALKIQDIERQHFNGNKISRNADLYSSSVMDYFQSDLNKLLKNVRMRLTEFKASRWFSNESKQAAADKAGIEYSSLTIVLQKLDFIDQVVNKYKSEQLDTSVMSFVNESSDGVGDKGRNQGEMVGSSKNHGEKPKRKANSTSILPRSIFTTISRLQTELDPNAEVEVVRSFRQTQKMTIISIRFILLLIIVPLLTYQISKVLVVGPIVDSLRHEESQQIFINEEMEEEALTELEKFAERIKFESMITNTPPLSSTLLEAKMSEKAQEIAREFRQSGSNAIKNVFCDILSVFAFICLLLTSKSSILVLKDFFDYVVYGLSDSAKAFIIILFTDIFVGFHSPHGWEVILEGLSHHWGLPANRDFIFLFIATFPVILDTIFKYWIFRYLNRISPSAVATYHNMNE; this is encoded by the coding sequence ATGAATGATTCTGTGTTTGCTCGAAAAATATACTTGTCTTTACTTTCTGCTTACCGATGGTATTTGCTAACACCAGAGCGTGCTCTAGAGGAAGCATATAAATCAGCATTAAAAATTCAGGATATTGAACGTCAACATTTTAATGGTAATAAAATTTCCAGAAATGCTGATCTTTACAGCAGTAGTGTAATGGACTACTTTCAGTCTGATTTAAACAAACTATTGAAAAATGTGAGAATGCGCTTAACCGAGTTCAAAGCCAGTCGGTGGTTTTCCAATGAAAGTAAACAAGCAGCAGCAGATAAAGCAGGTATAGAATATTCTAGTCTCACCATAGTTTTACAAAAACTGGACTTTATAGATCAGGTGGTTAACAAGTACAAAAGTGAGCAGTTAGACACTTCTGTGATGAGTTTTGTCAACGAGTCTTCTGATGGAGTAGGGGATAAAGGTCGTAATCAAGGAGAAATGGTAGGTTCCAGTAAAAACCATGGGGAGAAACCAAAAAGAAAAGCAAACTCCACAAGCATTTTACCACGATCTATTTTCACTACCATTAGTCGTCTGCAAACAGAATTAGATCCCAATGCGGAAGTGGAAGTGGTGCGGAGCTTTCGTCAAACCCAGAAAATGACAATTATCTCCATCAGATTTATCTTGCTATTAATTATCGTACCTTTACTCACATATCAAATATCTAAAGTATTAGTGGTGGGTCCCATAGTTGATAGTTTAAGACACGAAGAATCACAACAGATTTTCATTAACGAAGAAATGGAAGAGGAAGCATTAACAGAATTAGAAAAGTTTGCAGAAAGGATTAAATTTGAAAGCATGATTACTAATACACCACCTTTATCATCAACGCTATTAGAGGCTAAGATGTCCGAAAAAGCTCAGGAAATAGCCAGAGAATTTCGCCAATCTGGGTCAAATGCGATTAAGAATGTATTTTGTGATATTCTATCAGTTTTTGCGTTTATCTGTTTGCTACTGACTAGTAAATCTTCTATTTTAGTTCTAAAAGACTTTTTTGATTATGTAGTGTATGGATTAAGTGACAGTGCCAAAGCATTTATCATTATATTATTTACTGATATATTTGTCGGTTTCCACTCCCCCCATGGGTGGGAGGTGATTTTGGAAGGATTATCACATCATTGGGGTTTACCTGCAAACCGTGATTTTATTTTTCTATTTATTGCCACATTTCCAGTAATTTTAGATACAATATTCAAATATTGGATTTTCCGTTATTTGAACCGCATTTCTCCCTCTGCTGTTGCGACTTACCACAATATGAACGAGTAA
- the mltA gene encoding murein transglycosylase A — MRKIFQTTVSLPFFLTIFFLEIPSTKNIDTNQYKVPAGCEVSKWDLPPDVKAENSSKLPTLVKRFAIGCCENDPSCLDERIFGGTGEEVADREQLLKATDESLKFLKTRRAAIAYQKHKNLGITRYRVYHSLKRFRELLLSTNSAQELHQAIAKEFIYYQSTGRDNQGTVLFTAYYEPLYVASRKPTAEFKYPVYRLPPDLASWSKPHPTRLELEGADGLQGSRGKLKGLELFWLRDRFEPYIIQIQGSARLKLTDGTETSIGYAGNTAHNYKSLGRTLIEAGKLPEKGVTMPKIFEYFQKYPQDLNIYLPKNNSFVFFQETHGEPAYGYVGVPLTPERSIATDKSLMPPGALALIRAPFPFIKNGKLENRIVSRFVLDQDTGGAIKGPGRVDYYLGTGDIAGSRAGVTVSDGQLFYLLLKSPAPVKP, encoded by the coding sequence ATGAGAAAAATATTTCAAACAACCGTCAGTTTACCATTCTTTTTAACGATATTTTTTTTAGAAATTCCGTCAACTAAAAATATCGATACCAACCAATATAAAGTTCCTGCTGGTTGTGAAGTCAGTAAGTGGGATTTACCCCCAGATGTCAAGGCTGAAAATAGCAGCAAGCTACCAACACTCGTAAAAAGATTTGCCATTGGTTGTTGTGAAAATGATCCCTCTTGTTTGGATGAAAGAATCTTTGGTGGTACGGGGGAAGAAGTAGCTGATAGAGAACAGCTTTTAAAAGCTACAGATGAAAGCTTAAAATTTTTAAAAACCCGTCGAGCAGCGATCGCCTATCAAAAACATAAGAACCTGGGGATTACTAGATACAGAGTCTATCATAGCTTGAAAAGATTTAGGGAATTATTATTATCCACCAATTCTGCTCAGGAATTACACCAAGCCATTGCCAAAGAGTTCATTTACTATCAATCAACTGGTAGAGATAATCAAGGCACAGTTTTGTTCACCGCTTATTATGAACCATTATATGTGGCGAGTCGCAAACCTACAGCAGAATTTAAATATCCCGTTTATAGATTGCCACCTGATTTAGCATCATGGTCTAAACCTCACCCCACCCGACTAGAATTAGAAGGTGCAGATGGGTTACAAGGTTCCCGGGGCAAATTAAAGGGATTAGAATTATTTTGGTTAAGAGATAGATTTGAACCTTATATTATTCAAATTCAAGGTTCTGCTCGGTTAAAATTAACAGATGGCACAGAAACAAGTATAGGTTATGCAGGGAATACAGCCCATAATTATAAAAGCCTAGGTCGTACATTAATAGAAGCAGGAAAGCTACCCGAAAAGGGTGTAACCATGCCGAAAATTTTTGAGTATTTTCAAAAATATCCGCAAGATTTAAACATTTACCTCCCCAAAAATAATAGCTTTGTTTTCTTTCAAGAAACACACGGGGAACCTGCTTATGGTTATGTGGGTGTACCTTTAACTCCAGAACGTTCCATAGCTACGGATAAATCCTTAATGCCTCCGGGTGCTTTAGCATTAATTCGTGCGCCTTTTCCCTTTATAAAAAATGGCAAACTGGAAAATCGCATTGTTAGTCGGTTTGTCCTAGACCAGGATACAGGTGGCGCGATTAAAGGACCGGGTAGGGTAGATTACTATTTGGGCACTGGTGATATTGCGGGAAGTCGTGCAGGTGTAACAGTTAGTGATGGACAGTTATTTTATCTGTTGCTCAAATCTCCAGCACCGGTAAAACCCTAA
- the modB gene encoding molybdate ABC transporter permease subunit: MPQDLSPLWISLRTSGLATLITFFLGIAAAYWMLGYQGKGKSLIEGILISPLILPPTVVGFLLLLFFGKHGFGGRLLQSFNITVVFTWYGAAIAATVVSFPLMYRTALGAFNQIDANLLRVARTLGAGEWKIFWRVSLPLAFPGILAGATLAFARALGEFGATLMIAGNIPGQTQNIPMAIYFAVEAGDTQEAWFWAVFILSISLSGIMLTNFWQERKHFVNSQITSQVSGENFLDQGFQKSKDAEVTESSELWGLQNTSFAPVHNLSVAQLLIDIEKKLPTFHLRVNFATHNQPLGLLGGSGAGKSMILRCLAGIETPSQGKIVLNGRVLFDSEQGINLPSRDRKIGFLFQNYALFPHLNVAQNIAFGLPTGLSSHQVKLQVEKQLGDMQLWSLGNRYPHQLSGGQQQRVALARALASRPEALLLDEPFSALDTYLRSHLEQQMTETLADYAGVTLFVTHNMEEAYRICPNLLVLEGGKIAQYGSKSEIFQHPTTINVAKITGCKNFSRAIITSSQTVEAVDWGCVLEVEEFRANQLSDVPSHVGIRAHQIVFKNNLLGKDLPSKNIFPCWLVRSSETPHRVTLFLKLYSPGKNIHDYHLQAEVYKEKWVTIKDQDFPWYIYLGPNRLMLMQ; the protein is encoded by the coding sequence ATGCCACAGGACTTATCACCCCTTTGGATATCTCTAAGAACCTCCGGTTTAGCAACCCTCATTACCTTTTTTTTAGGTATTGCTGCTGCTTACTGGATGTTAGGATATCAAGGTAAGGGAAAATCTCTGATTGAGGGAATATTGATTTCTCCCCTAATTCTACCACCCACAGTTGTGGGTTTTTTGTTGTTACTATTTTTTGGTAAACATGGTTTTGGTGGTAGACTACTACAGTCTTTTAACATCACAGTTGTTTTTACCTGGTATGGTGCTGCTATAGCTGCAACAGTGGTTTCGTTCCCCTTAATGTATAGAACTGCTTTAGGTGCTTTTAATCAAATTGATGCTAATTTATTGCGAGTAGCAAGAACCCTAGGTGCTGGGGAGTGGAAGATATTTTGGCGAGTTAGTTTACCTTTGGCTTTTCCTGGAATTTTGGCCGGTGCAACATTAGCTTTTGCTCGTGCTTTGGGGGAATTTGGTGCTACTTTAATGATAGCTGGTAATATTCCTGGACAAACCCAGAATATACCAATGGCAATCTATTTTGCTGTGGAAGCTGGAGATACACAAGAAGCTTGGTTTTGGGCTGTATTTATTTTGTCAATTTCTTTGTCAGGGATAATGCTGACTAATTTTTGGCAAGAAAGGAAACATTTTGTCAATTCTCAGATTACTTCCCAGGTTAGTGGTGAGAATTTTCTTGACCAGGGTTTTCAAAAATCTAAAGATGCGGAAGTTACAGAATCTTCAGAATTATGGGGATTACAAAATACTTCTTTTGCTCCAGTTCATAATTTGAGTGTTGCCCAATTATTGATAGATATTGAGAAAAAATTGCCCACTTTTCATTTACGGGTGAATTTTGCCACCCATAATCAACCTTTAGGTTTATTAGGTGGTTCTGGTGCAGGGAAAAGTATGATTTTGCGTTGTCTAGCAGGAATTGAAACACCCTCTCAGGGAAAAATTGTCCTTAATGGTAGAGTTTTATTTGATTCAGAGCAAGGTATTAATCTTCCTAGTCGTGACCGAAAAATTGGGTTTTTATTTCAGAATTATGCCCTGTTTCCCCATTTGAATGTGGCTCAAAATATCGCTTTTGGTTTACCTACAGGATTATCCTCCCATCAGGTTAAATTACAGGTAGAGAAACAATTAGGGGATATGCAGTTATGGAGTTTAGGTAATCGCTATCCCCACCAACTTTCTGGAGGACAACAACAAAGGGTAGCTCTAGCTAGAGCTTTGGCCAGTCGTCCAGAAGCACTACTGTTAGATGAGCCATTTTCCGCTCTTGATACCTATTTACGCAGTCATTTAGAGCAACAAATGACAGAGACTTTAGCTGATTATGCTGGTGTGACTTTATTTGTCACCCACAATATGGAAGAAGCTTATCGGATTTGTCCTAATTTATTAGTCTTGGAAGGAGGCAAAATAGCACAATATGGGTCTAAATCTGAGATTTTTCAACACCCAACAACTATTAATGTTGCTAAAATTACCGGTTGTAAAAATTTCTCTCGTGCTATTATTACTAGTTCTCAAACTGTGGAAGCAGTAGATTGGGGTTGTGTTTTGGAAGTTGAGGAGTTTCGTGCCAATCAACTATCTGATGTTCCATCTCATGTTGGCATTCGGGCCCATCAAATAGTTTTTAAAAACAACCTTCTAGGAAAAGATCTCCCCAGCAAAAATATCTTTCCCTGTTGGTTGGTGAGAAGTAGTGAAACCCCCCACCGAGTAACTTTATTTTTAAAGTTATATTCACCAGGAAAAAATATCCATGACTATCACCTACAAGCGGAAGTTTATAAAGAAAAATGGGTGACAATAAAAGACCAAGATTTCCCTTGGTATATATATTTAGGTCCTAACAGACTAATGTTAATGCAGTAG